The Calditerrivibrio sp. genome has a window encoding:
- a CDS encoding phage holin family protein, whose translation MGIIQFTLYKIFVNAIGLGISAFLFKHVKVESFGYVILGGFVLSLMNFLVKPFLILITFPFHLLTLGLFYFIVNALIILLVSALVKGYYVDGLWTAVGVSIVVSLINILFDIFYGKPKIDIKVRKF comes from the coding sequence ATGGGTATTATCCAATTTACACTATATAAAATTTTTGTCAACGCAATAGGATTGGGCATATCAGCTTTCCTTTTCAAACATGTTAAAGTAGAATCCTTCGGGTACGTTATCTTAGGTGGATTTGTTTTATCTTTAATGAATTTTTTAGTTAAACCCTTTCTTATTTTAATTACCTTTCCTTTTCACCTATTGACGCTTGGATTGTTTTATTTTATAGTAAACGCTCTTATCATACTTTTAGTTTCTGCTTTAGTAAAAGGTTATTATGTGGATGGATTATGGACAGCTGTAGGTGTGAGCATTGTAGTAAGTTTAATCAATATCTTATTTGATATATTTTATGGTAAACCAAAAATCGACATTAAAGTTAGGAAATTTTAA